Proteins encoded by one window of Methanothermobacter sp. K4:
- the carB gene encoding carbamoyl-phosphate synthase large subunit: MPRDESINKVLIIGSGPIQIGQAAEFDYSGSQACKSLREEGIETVLVNSNPATIQTDMEMADRVYVEPLTPEIVAKIIQKEKPDAVLPTMGGQTGLNVATGLAEMGALEGVRVIGSSIETIRNVEDRDLFDSFMKKLNEPVPAARAVNSVEEALEAVEEIGYPVIVRPAFTLGGTGGGVAYNRDELIEIATRGLEMSFINQVLIDQSVLGWKEFEYEVMRDRNDTCIIVCNMENIDPMGIHTGESVVVAPAQTLSDEDNQRLRDAAIKIIRALGIEGGCNIQFAVHPETGEYKVIEVNPRVSRSSALASKATGYPIAKIAAKIAVGMTLDEIENDITKETPASFEPSIDYIVTKIPRWPFDKFRGISREIGVQMKSTGEVMAIGRTLEESLNKAIRSLDIGADGFMEIPYTRKDLENPTDLRLFQIYTALKEGMGIDEIHELTRIDPFFLEKIWNIVNFESSLTRESLRDPRILLRAKRMGFSDSRLASITGLEESEIRSLRLKNNIKPVYKMVDTCAAEFEAKTPYYYGCYDLEDEVGVSDRKKVLIIGSGPIRIGQGIEFDYCCVHAAMALTEDGYETIMVNNNPETVSTDYDISDKLYFEPLTLEDVLAVIDKEKPEGVVVQFGGQTSINLAVPLAEEGVRILGTPHESIDRVEDRERFTRVLDKLGIPQAPYGIAKSFEDARDVAERIGYPVLVRPSYVLGGRAMEIVYDERELEEYMREAVRVSPEHPILVDKFLEDAIEVDVDALSDGTDVYIGGIMEHIEEAGVHSGDSACVIPPQSIPQEIIETIKDYTRKLALELEVVGLINIQYAVKPDSDPSVYILEANPRASRTVPFVSKATGVPLAKMAARLMMGAKLSDLGLTEEKEIDHVAVKESVFPFIKLPGADSVLGPEMKSTGEAMGIDENFGIAYYKSQLSASMDLLTEGKVFISVRDQDKDKIADIVKKASELGFKIMVTRGTARAVSDIADIEVVRKVSQGSPNIRDAIINGEVGLIINTPSGKQSADDGYLIRRMAVELGIPYVTTLAGARAALNAIEAVRLGRITVKSLDEYHGM; encoded by the coding sequence ATGCCGCGGGATGAAAGCATCAACAAGGTACTTATCATAGGATCCGGCCCTATACAGATAGGGCAGGCTGCTGAATTTGATTATTCAGGTTCTCAGGCATGCAAATCACTGAGGGAGGAGGGGATTGAGACAGTACTCGTGAACTCAAACCCTGCAACCATCCAGACCGACATGGAAATGGCTGACAGGGTCTATGTGGAGCCCCTCACACCTGAGATAGTTGCAAAGATAATCCAAAAGGAGAAACCCGATGCAGTACTCCCAACCATGGGGGGACAGACAGGCCTCAACGTTGCAACGGGTCTTGCAGAGATGGGGGCCCTCGAGGGCGTGAGGGTTATAGGGTCCTCCATTGAGACAATAAGAAACGTTGAGGACCGTGACCTCTTCGACAGTTTCATGAAGAAACTCAACGAGCCAGTACCCGCAGCAAGAGCGGTAAATTCAGTTGAAGAGGCTCTTGAAGCCGTTGAGGAGATAGGGTATCCTGTTATAGTGAGACCCGCCTTCACCCTGGGGGGTACAGGGGGTGGGGTGGCCTACAACCGTGATGAGCTCATTGAGATAGCCACGAGGGGCCTTGAGATGAGCTTCATCAACCAGGTTCTCATAGACCAGTCGGTCCTGGGATGGAAGGAATTCGAGTATGAGGTCATGAGGGACCGCAACGACACCTGCATAATCGTCTGTAACATGGAGAACATTGACCCCATGGGCATACACACAGGGGAGAGCGTGGTGGTTGCACCTGCCCAGACCCTCAGTGACGAGGACAACCAGAGGCTGAGGGATGCTGCAATAAAGATCATAAGGGCCCTCGGAATTGAGGGGGGCTGCAACATACAGTTCGCTGTCCACCCGGAGACAGGGGAGTACAAGGTCATAGAGGTGAACCCGAGGGTTAGCAGGAGCAGTGCACTGGCATCAAAGGCCACAGGTTACCCCATAGCCAAGATCGCCGCCAAGATCGCCGTGGGCATGACCCTCGATGAGATAGAGAATGACATAACAAAGGAGACACCGGCATCCTTTGAGCCATCCATCGACTACATTGTGACAAAGATTCCAAGGTGGCCCTTTGATAAGTTCAGGGGGATAAGCCGGGAGATAGGGGTTCAGATGAAATCCACAGGGGAGGTTATGGCCATAGGAAGGACCCTTGAGGAGTCCCTTAACAAGGCCATAAGGTCACTTGATATAGGTGCAGATGGCTTCATGGAGATACCCTACACTAGGAAAGACCTTGAGAACCCCACTGACCTCAGACTGTTCCAGATCTACACCGCCCTTAAGGAGGGTATGGGTATAGATGAGATACATGAACTTACAAGGATAGACCCATTCTTCCTTGAGAAGATATGGAACATAGTCAACTTCGAGTCATCCCTCACCAGAGAATCCCTGAGGGACCCGAGGATCCTCCTTAGGGCCAAGAGGATGGGCTTTTCAGATTCAAGGCTTGCATCGATAACAGGGCTTGAAGAATCCGAAATAAGGTCTCTAAGGCTCAAAAATAATATAAAACCTGTCTACAAGATGGTTGACACCTGCGCAGCTGAATTTGAAGCGAAAACACCCTACTATTATGGCTGCTATGACCTTGAAGACGAGGTTGGTGTCTCAGACAGGAAGAAGGTCCTCATCATAGGTTCAGGTCCAATAAGGATAGGTCAGGGTATAGAATTTGATTACTGCTGTGTACATGCAGCAATGGCCCTCACTGAGGATGGTTATGAGACCATAATGGTTAACAACAACCCTGAAACCGTGAGTACAGATTACGACATATCTGATAAGCTCTACTTCGAACCCCTCACACTGGAGGACGTCCTTGCCGTTATAGATAAGGAGAAACCGGAGGGTGTTGTCGTACAGTTCGGTGGCCAGACATCCATAAACCTTGCTGTTCCCCTGGCAGAGGAGGGTGTCAGGATACTGGGGACACCACATGAGAGCATAGACAGGGTTGAGGACCGTGAAAGGTTCACCCGTGTCCTTGATAAGCTGGGGATACCACAGGCCCCCTATGGGATCGCCAAATCCTTTGAGGATGCGAGGGATGTGGCTGAACGTATAGGTTATCCTGTACTTGTACGGCCATCATATGTCCTTGGTGGAAGGGCAATGGAGATAGTCTACGATGAGAGGGAGCTTGAGGAGTACATGAGGGAGGCTGTAAGGGTATCCCCTGAGCATCCAATCCTCGTGGATAAGTTCCTTGAGGATGCAATAGAGGTTGACGTGGATGCCCTCTCTGATGGAACTGACGTGTACATCGGCGGGATAATGGAGCACATAGAGGAGGCGGGAGTCCACTCAGGGGACTCAGCATGTGTGATACCACCACAGAGCATCCCCCAGGAAATAATTGAAACTATAAAGGATTACACAAGGAAACTGGCCCTTGAACTTGAGGTTGTGGGCTTAATAAACATCCAGTATGCGGTGAAACCCGACTCTGACCCATCAGTCTACATACTTGAGGCAAACCCCAGGGCCAGCCGTACCGTGCCCTTCGTCAGTAAGGCTACAGGTGTTCCACTTGCCAAGATGGCCGCCAGGCTGATGATGGGGGCGAAGCTCAGTGACCTTGGACTAACAGAGGAGAAGGAGATAGACCATGTGGCAGTTAAGGAGTCAGTTTTCCCATTCATAAAGCTGCCAGGGGCAGACTCGGTGCTGGGCCCTGAGATGAAATCCACTGGCGAGGCAATGGGTATCGACGAGAACTTCGGGATAGCCTACTACAAGTCCCAGTTATCTGCCAGCATGGATCTACTAACAGAGGGCAAGGTATTCATAAGCGTCAGGGACCAGGATAAGGATAAGATAGCTGATATCGTTAAGAAGGCCAGTGAACTGGGCTTCAAGATCATGGTGACCCGCGGGACAGCAAGGGCGGTCAGTGACATAGCCGATATAGAGGTTGTGAGGAAGGTGAGCCAGGGGTCACCAAACATAAGGGACGCCATAATCAATGGTGAAGTTGGTCTCATAATCAACACACCATCGGGGAAGCAGTCAGCCGACGATGGCTATCTAATAAGGAGAATGGCGGTTGAACTTGGAATACCCTACGTCACGACACTGGCTGGGGCAAGGGCAGCCCTCAATGCCATTGAGGCTGTTCGACTTGGTAGGATAACCGTGAAGTCCCTTGACGAATACCATGGGATGTGA
- a CDS encoding PKD domain-containing protein, protein MRYGKLILATFIILSLTALPLSEAHILIVADSLSDSSCMYDEAKKVATTLKNKGYQVLELYKGNATVKNILKGMYGADAVIYAGHGGYMSGNYDCHGGYASPPFSLVASDGYIWGAGDMVQVNGQTFYLPFKQGIPVILLHACFSTGWVDQYEVKNPIETIYHFSRMFTGSGANYYATAWDGAEIIYDFLNGSRNFYEANQQNYYEVINRSTVYNGTKIWRNDHGNATFVGDWNGTFPGASNTTPYDDAAAEEWYRIKVKPNFTGSKPVVDFTYTYCGSTSVRSFAFRSTAYDPDNDTITLKWNFGDGSTAACEEVTHTYAREGYYTVSLTATDSNGLISVKKKTITVGNPKPDLVVTGTRKSGSTLYIYVKNQGTDAARNFYTRVWYGSYSTKNYKQVYTGTLNPGATVTLKTYYKYSRGTVKVDYYGKVSEKSETNNIRKF, encoded by the coding sequence ATGAGATACGGGAAACTCATACTCGCTACATTCATAATATTATCACTCACTGCATTACCCCTATCAGAGGCCCACATACTCATAGTTGCAGACAGCCTCTCAGATAGCAGCTGCATGTATGATGAGGCAAAGAAGGTTGCAACAACCCTCAAGAATAAGGGTTACCAGGTGCTTGAACTCTACAAGGGAAATGCAACCGTTAAGAACATACTCAAGGGAATGTACGGTGCAGATGCTGTGATATATGCGGGCCACGGAGGATACATGTCAGGGAACTATGACTGCCATGGGGGATATGCCAGCCCACCATTCTCACTGGTTGCAAGTGACGGCTACATATGGGGTGCAGGGGATATGGTGCAGGTCAATGGACAGACCTTTTACCTGCCCTTCAAGCAGGGAATACCCGTGATATTACTCCACGCATGCTTCTCAACAGGGTGGGTTGATCAATACGAGGTTAAAAACCCCATAGAGACCATCTACCACTTCTCAAGGATGTTCACAGGTTCAGGTGCCAACTACTATGCCACCGCGTGGGATGGTGCAGAGATAATATACGATTTCCTGAACGGCTCCAGAAACTTCTATGAGGCCAACCAGCAGAACTACTATGAGGTTATAAATAGGAGTACAGTTTACAATGGCACAAAAATCTGGCGCAACGACCATGGAAACGCAACCTTTGTTGGGGACTGGAACGGCACCTTCCCAGGGGCCAGCAATACAACACCCTATGATGATGCGGCTGCAGAGGAATGGTACAGAATCAAGGTCAAACCCAACTTCACGGGAAGCAAACCCGTGGTAGACTTCACATACACCTACTGCGGCTCAACATCAGTCAGGTCATTCGCCTTCAGGTCAACGGCATATGACCCTGATAACGACACGATCACACTCAAATGGAACTTCGGTGACGGATCAACAGCAGCATGTGAAGAGGTCACCCACACCTATGCAAGGGAGGGCTACTACACAGTTTCACTGACTGCGACAGATAGCAACGGCTTAATCTCAGTTAAGAAAAAGACAATCACAGTTGGAAACCCCAAACCAGACCTTGTGGTCACAGGGACAAGAAAATCTGGAAGCACACTCTACATATACGTTAAGAACCAGGGGACAGATGCAGCCAGAAACTTCTACACAAGGGTATGGTATGGCAGCTACTCAACAAAGAACTATAAGCAGGTGTACACAGGTACACTGAACCCGGGTGCGACGGTCACACTGAAGACATACTACAAATATTCACGGGGCACGGTTAAGGTCGACTACTACGGCAAGGTCTCTGAGAAATCAGAAACAAACAACATCAGGAAATTCTGA
- a CDS encoding amidohydrolase family protein translates to MLVVENGTVLRGALLRPERTNLLIEDGIIAEITPDRIPGSNRIDASDLIVAPALVNSHVHLGDSVAMDVGDGRPLEDIVRPPDGLKHRILESSPPWKLMASMRDAMVDMLAHGTGAFIDYREGGVKGAELLNEAGADLPLKGMILGRDPTVFDPEASNAEVRHAVRRILEVSDGFAPSGMGEITDEAARIIVDECERMGKVASIHVAEHPESQKRSLEDTGRTEVERAVDAGFKLLVHLTNPVRDDLEIVRESGASVVLCPRSNGALSAGIPPVKRMQGMGINLLLGTDNVMFNSPDLLREMEYTLKVTRGSTGEYFPPVEVLRMATVNASGITGGGVIEEGFPADLMITEKLSADPYLSIINRTESKNIIYLIIKGKLVKR, encoded by the coding sequence ATGCTTGTTGTTGAAAACGGGACTGTCCTCCGGGGTGCCCTGCTGAGACCAGAGAGGACAAACCTCCTCATTGAGGACGGCATCATAGCCGAGATAACCCCTGATAGGATCCCCGGCAGCAACAGGATTGATGCATCGGACCTCATAGTTGCACCCGCCCTTGTGAACTCCCATGTGCACCTTGGAGATTCAGTTGCAATGGATGTGGGTGATGGGAGGCCACTTGAGGATATAGTGAGGCCCCCTGATGGCCTGAAACACAGGATACTTGAATCATCACCACCCTGGAAACTTATGGCATCCATGAGGGATGCTATGGTTGACATGCTCGCCCATGGGACTGGAGCGTTCATTGATTACAGGGAGGGTGGTGTTAAGGGTGCTGAACTCCTCAATGAAGCAGGGGCTGATCTCCCACTGAAGGGAATGATACTCGGGAGGGACCCCACGGTTTTTGACCCTGAAGCATCAAATGCTGAGGTGAGACATGCCGTGAGGAGGATCCTTGAAGTATCTGATGGGTTCGCACCAAGCGGTATGGGTGAGATAACCGATGAGGCAGCGAGAATAATCGTTGATGAATGTGAAAGGATGGGTAAGGTTGCATCGATTCACGTTGCAGAGCACCCGGAATCCCAGAAGAGATCACTTGAGGATACAGGTAGAACTGAGGTTGAAAGGGCCGTGGATGCAGGATTTAAGCTTCTGGTTCACCTCACAAACCCAGTCAGGGATGACCTTGAAATTGTAAGGGAAAGCGGGGCCTCGGTTGTTCTGTGTCCAAGATCCAACGGGGCGCTCTCAGCAGGAATACCCCCAGTTAAGAGGATGCAGGGGATGGGCATAAATCTCCTTCTCGGCACAGACAACGTCATGTTCAACTCACCGGATCTCCTCAGGGAGATGGAGTACACCCTCAAGGTTACTAGGGGATCCACAGGTGAGTACTTCCCACCAGTTGAGGTGCTGAGGATGGCAACCGTTAATGCCTCGGGGATAACGGGTGGGGGTGTTATCGAGGAGGGATTCCCGGCGGACCTCATGATCACCGAGAAACTATCCGCTGACCCCTACCTCTCCATCATAAACCGTACTGAATCGAAAAATATAATATATTTAATAATAAAAGGTAAATTAGTTAAGAGGTGA
- a CDS encoding universal stress protein, with amino-acid sequence MYSKILLPTDGSKHANKAAEHAIWIARESGAEIIALTVMETSSLVGLPADDLIIRLREMLEEEASRSLEAVKKLVEESGAGVKLTLRTDEGSPAEAILRTVEKEGVDLVVMGTSGKHGLDRFLLGSVAEKVVRSAGCPVLVVH; translated from the coding sequence ATGTACAGTAAAATCCTGCTCCCAACCGACGGCTCAAAACATGCCAACAAGGCAGCCGAACATGCCATATGGATTGCCAGGGAAAGTGGAGCCGAGATAATTGCTTTAACAGTTATGGAGACATCATCCCTTGTGGGTCTCCCGGCAGATGACCTTATAATAAGGCTGAGGGAGATGCTCGAGGAGGAGGCATCAAGGTCCCTTGAAGCCGTTAAGAAACTTGTTGAGGAATCAGGGGCAGGTGTTAAACTGACACTCAGGACCGATGAGGGTTCACCTGCAGAGGCCATACTAAGGACAGTGGAGAAGGAGGGCGTGGATCTCGTGGTCATGGGAACCTCAGGCAAACACGGCCTTGACAGGTTCCTGCTGGGCAGTGTGGCAGAGAAGGTGGTGAGGTCAGCGGGCTGCCCGGTCCTTGTTGTTCACTGA
- a CDS encoding CBS domain-containing protein: protein MLVKEIMSEKIHYVTVPGNRATALELMRKENVSGLPVVKKGTEELVGIITRSDLVENPDEEQIALIMTRNPVTVAPDDDVRVAAERMLERNIRRVPVVDQDRLVGIVTSYDLVAGAIAEMEIDEPVENYMTRNIPTTWDRTPLNVAFEIMRYFGLKVLLALNNSGELSGVLTETDFINESEVVSESTVHNTSVGTEGDRWSWDSKNVLYVIKNQLKFPDKEVRDVATTDIVTATTSTTVTSCARKMKRRNIEQIPIIDYEGNLTGLARANDLINALIDSNE, encoded by the coding sequence ATGCTTGTAAAGGAGATAATGTCAGAGAAAATACACTATGTAACTGTTCCAGGAAACAGGGCAACAGCCCTTGAACTAATGAGAAAGGAGAATGTATCAGGGCTACCAGTTGTTAAGAAGGGAACAGAAGAACTTGTGGGTATAATAACAAGGTCAGACCTTGTTGAAAATCCGGATGAGGAGCAGATAGCGCTGATAATGACGAGGAACCCCGTCACAGTCGCCCCGGACGACGATGTCAGGGTGGCTGCAGAGAGGATGCTTGAGAGAAACATCCGGAGGGTCCCTGTTGTGGACCAGGACAGGCTTGTGGGTATAGTGACAAGCTATGACCTGGTTGCAGGTGCAATTGCAGAGATGGAAATCGATGAGCCTGTGGAGAATTACATGACAAGGAACATTCCCACAACATGGGACAGAACACCCCTCAATGTGGCATTTGAGATAATGAGGTACTTCGGTTTGAAGGTCCTCCTGGCCCTCAACAACAGCGGTGAACTCTCAGGAGTCCTCACAGAGACTGACTTCATAAATGAGAGTGAGGTTGTCTCTGAAAGTACCGTTCATAATACATCCGTGGGTACAGAGGGTGACAGGTGGTCCTGGGACAGCAAAAACGTGCTTTACGTTATAAAAAACCAGCTTAAATTCCCTGATAAGGAGGTAAGGGATGTTGCAACCACAGATATAGTCACCGCAACCACCTCAACCACGGTCACCTCCTGCGCAAGGAAGATGAAGAGGAGGAACATTGAACAGATACCCATCATAGACTATGAGGGAAACCTCACCGGGCTTGCAAGGGCCAATGACCTTATAAATGCTCTGATTGATTCAAATGAGTGA
- the larE gene encoding ATP-dependent sacrificial sulfur transferase LarE — MIRIMDVKLMDLESKIKKVKDALKGRSVAVGFSGGADSTALLDIARDSADAVAAFTVDTGVMPRGFIENASSIAESLGVEHFIINRPLLENQEFVSNTPERCLVCKNIIYSSILQEARERGFEVVLDGTTASDMFEDRPGTIVNHILGIETPLLDAGITRSDVLEYLKKRNLEYSENTTCLATRIKDQEITPERINRVSYAETLIRGLYGEGTVRVRHEGDSAIIEVDEPERLLNAVNLRHIENELRAVGFKRVLLDLTGYRGGGEDIVLYRPCRDAESRIMFEVKLPYPIDIKETCEKLEEMGPRCSEKMGVVMVEVGDSNVTIFRNGKIVARRVKDREDAEEVLLEVLPHIIREHEDMQSQNHSPSET, encoded by the coding sequence ATGATCAGGATAATGGATGTGAAACTCATGGATCTTGAATCAAAGATAAAAAAGGTGAAGGATGCCCTTAAGGGCCGGAGTGTTGCTGTCGGATTCTCAGGTGGGGCTGATAGCACAGCACTGCTTGACATTGCACGGGATTCTGCTGATGCGGTTGCTGCATTCACAGTTGACACAGGTGTCATGCCCCGGGGCTTCATAGAAAATGCCTCATCAATTGCTGAATCCCTTGGGGTGGAGCACTTTATAATAAACAGACCGCTACTTGAAAACCAGGAGTTTGTGAGCAACACCCCAGAGAGGTGCCTTGTATGCAAGAACATCATATACAGTTCAATACTCCAGGAGGCCAGGGAAAGGGGCTTTGAGGTTGTCCTGGATGGCACCACCGCAAGCGACATGTTTGAGGACCGCCCTGGGACCATCGTGAATCATATCCTGGGGATAGAGACCCCTCTCCTCGATGCCGGGATTACGCGGAGTGATGTCCTTGAATACCTCAAGAAGAGGAACCTTGAATACTCAGAGAACACCACATGCCTTGCTACAAGGATAAAGGATCAGGAGATAACGCCGGAACGGATAAACAGGGTCTCATATGCTGAAACCCTCATCAGGGGACTCTACGGTGAGGGCACCGTGAGGGTCAGGCATGAGGGGGACTCTGCAATAATAGAGGTCGATGAACCGGAGAGGCTACTCAATGCAGTAAATCTGAGGCATATAGAGAATGAGTTGAGGGCCGTTGGATTTAAAAGGGTGCTTCTGGACCTCACAGGCTACAGAGGGGGTGGGGAGGACATCGTACTCTACAGGCCCTGCAGGGATGCCGAATCAAGGATAATGTTCGAGGTTAAGCTGCCCTACCCCATCGATATAAAAGAAACATGTGAAAAACTGGAGGAGATGGGGCCCCGATGTTCAGAGAAGATGGGTGTTGTCATGGTTGAGGTGGGTGACAGTAACGTGACCATCTTCAGGAACGGGAAGATAGTGGCAAGGAGGGTGAAGGACAGGGAAGATGCCGAGGAGGTGCTCCTTGAGGTGCTGCCACACATCATAAGGGAGCATGAGGACATGCAGTCACAGAACCACTCCCCATCAGAAACATGA
- a CDS encoding TfuA-related McrA-glycine thioamidation protein, whose translation MRGRKIIIFTGPSLSHTEASDILRADYRPPVRRGDIHDALSEKPDIIGIIDGVFHQSPAVGHREIIEALRRGVTVIGGASMGALRASELHELGMVGVGRIFRAYLNGDLESDDDVAVAFNPETLEALSDSLVSIHFNFKRALERGIIGEDDFRELMKIAKDLFYPLRNYQRILHDAEIPENRKASLMSFLESEGRDMKREDALEVINYIKGLISSDDQDNGCETHGS comes from the coding sequence ATGCGTGGAAGGAAAATCATAATATTTACAGGACCATCACTTTCCCACACTGAGGCATCAGATATCCTCAGGGCAGATTACAGGCCCCCTGTGAGGAGGGGTGATATCCATGACGCCCTCTCTGAGAAACCGGACATAATAGGGATAATTGACGGTGTTTTCCATCAGAGCCCAGCAGTGGGGCACCGTGAAATCATTGAAGCCCTCAGGAGGGGTGTTACCGTTATTGGTGGGGCCAGTATGGGCGCGCTAAGGGCTTCTGAACTTCATGAACTGGGGATGGTGGGAGTTGGCCGGATATTCAGGGCCTACCTGAATGGTGATCTGGAATCTGATGATGATGTTGCGGTTGCATTCAACCCTGAAACCCTTGAGGCCCTCTCAGATTCCCTTGTTAGCATTCATTTTAACTTTAAAAGGGCCCTTGAAAGGGGTATCATCGGTGAAGATGACTTCAGAGAACTCATGAAAATCGCTAAGGATCTGTTTTATCCCCTCAGGAACTACCAGAGGATTCTGCATGACGCAGAGATACCTGAAAACAGAAAGGCATCCCTCATGTCATTCCTTGAATCTGAAGGGAGGGATATGAAAAGGGAGGATGCCCTTGAGGTTATAAACTACATTAAGGGACTGATAAGCTCTGATGATCAGGATAATGGATGTGAAACTCATGGATCTTGA
- a CDS encoding YcaO-related McrA-glycine thioamidation protein has product MFRDIPVRYVGCTHRAMKPSETLRAFREKLRAIGVTRITEITHLDRIGIPVFSAIRPTAEEGAVSIYAGKGATRKQARASAMMEAFERYSAERSPLDETLRAHPSEMDKRLDPKALILPQNADTDSEVEWIIAEDIKSQEKVHVPANAVFHPYNPPEGCVSLFRSNTNGLASGNVLEEAIFHGLMEVIERDAWSLFEARRGPRIEIDCSGTDNRIITCLLERFQGAGVEITLVDLTADTGVATVAAVADDVVLRDPALLTMGVGTHLDPEIAVIRALTEVAQSRATQIHGTREDTVRAEFMRRAGYERMKRLNRHWFSEPDDTIALEDMEDLSTRSFQRDLEITLDKLRRVGLKQTLYVDLTRDVGVPVVRVIVPGLEVFSVDPERVGGRIRSSRR; this is encoded by the coding sequence ATGTTCCGGGATATTCCTGTTAGGTATGTTGGATGCACCCACCGGGCCATGAAACCCTCGGAGACACTCAGGGCCTTCAGGGAAAAACTCAGGGCCATAGGTGTCACAAGGATAACCGAGATAACACACCTTGACCGTATAGGCATACCGGTATTCTCAGCCATAAGGCCAACAGCGGAGGAGGGTGCCGTTAGCATATACGCAGGTAAGGGGGCCACCAGGAAACAGGCAAGGGCCTCTGCAATGATGGAGGCATTTGAAAGGTACTCTGCTGAGAGAAGTCCCCTGGACGAAACACTGAGGGCCCATCCATCTGAAATGGATAAACGCCTGGACCCTAAAGCACTTATTCTTCCACAAAATGCTGATACGGACTCTGAAGTTGAGTGGATAATTGCAGAGGATATAAAAAGCCAGGAAAAGGTTCATGTACCTGCAAATGCAGTTTTTCACCCTTACAACCCCCCGGAGGGATGTGTGAGTCTCTTCAGATCCAACACCAATGGCCTTGCATCCGGTAACGTCCTGGAGGAGGCCATATTTCACGGTCTCATGGAGGTAATAGAGAGGGATGCCTGGAGTCTCTTTGAGGCGAGGAGGGGTCCCAGGATAGAGATTGACTGCTCAGGGACAGATAACCGGATAATAACGTGTCTACTTGAAAGGTTCCAGGGGGCGGGGGTTGAAATAACACTGGTGGATCTCACCGCTGACACTGGCGTTGCAACGGTGGCTGCGGTTGCAGATGATGTTGTGCTCAGGGACCCGGCGCTCCTCACCATGGGTGTTGGAACCCACCTCGACCCTGAAATTGCAGTTATAAGGGCCCTCACAGAGGTTGCCCAGAGCAGGGCCACCCAGATACACGGTACCAGGGAGGACACTGTAAGGGCGGAGTTCATGAGGAGGGCTGGCTATGAGAGGATGAAGAGGTTAAACAGGCACTGGTTCTCTGAACCCGATGATACCATTGCACTTGAGGATATGGAGGACCTCTCAACAAGGTCCTTCCAGAGGGACCTTGAGATTACCCTGGATAAACTCAGGAGGGTGGGCCTGAAGCAGACATTATATGTGGATCTAACCCGTGATGTTGGTGTCCCCGTTGTGAGGGTTATTGTACCGGGACTTGAGGTTTTCTCTGTTGACCCTGAAAGGGTGGGGGGACGTATAAGGTCCTCACGCAGATGA
- a CDS encoding site-2 protease family protein: MVRFSKGEVRDILISMVVIAGVFAYVFSGRNLQLALVLLPATLITVGLGFVLHEIAHKLMAIRYGFWAEYRLWLEGLILALVTSYFGFVFAAPGAVYIHGNYIDRNINGRISLAGPLTNIILAIIFLISSSVLPSPFNYVAVLGYAVNSFLALFNLIPIAVLDGAKVFRWNPLIWLIAAASAFALTFTSMF, from the coding sequence ATGGTCAGATTCAGTAAGGGAGAGGTACGGGATATTCTGATCTCGATGGTTGTGATTGCCGGTGTATTCGCCTACGTGTTCTCAGGTAGAAACCTGCAGTTAGCACTGGTTCTGCTTCCGGCAACCCTTATCACTGTGGGTCTCGGGTTTGTCCTCCATGAGATCGCCCATAAGTTAATGGCTATAAGGTATGGATTCTGGGCCGAGTACCGGCTGTGGCTAGAGGGCCTCATACTGGCGCTTGTAACATCCTACTTTGGATTTGTCTTCGCAGCCCCGGGGGCTGTCTACATTCATGGAAACTACATTGACAGGAACATTAACGGGAGGATATCCCTCGCAGGTCCCCTCACCAATATAATACTCGCCATCATCTTCCTCATTAGTTCATCTGTACTTCCATCCCCATTTAATTATGTTGCGGTACTTGGATACGCCGTTAACAGCTTTCTGGCCCTCTTTAACCTCATACCAATTGCAGTACTTGATGGTGCCAAGGTTTTCAGATGGAACCCCCTCATATGGCTCATTGCAGCCGCATCTGCATTTGCACTCACATTCACCAGCATGTTCTAA